In Cololabis saira isolate AMF1-May2022 chromosome 4, fColSai1.1, whole genome shotgun sequence, one DNA window encodes the following:
- the cldnf gene encoding claudin f: protein MGRIGKEVAGQVLSFVGLVLAAVTCGIPMWRVTSYIGANIVTGQIVWDGLWMNCVMQSTGQMQCKLNESLMRLTPDLQAARALVIICLVFGMIGFMLSFVGARCTSCLDKDASKANVVIIAGCLLILSAVLVLVPVCWSAAITVSDFENPLTIETQRREIGASIYIGWSAAALLLIGGITLTTSCPPQRPLYQGYPQGPMYPYAPVNRAPYGPVYAPASSQPYTASGTYVPSKPYAAPAVYSPRQFI, encoded by the coding sequence ATGGGGAGGATCGGCAAGGAGGTGGCGGGCCAGGTCCTCAGCTTCGTGGGCCTGGTCCTGGCGGCCGTGACCTGCGGCATCCCCATGTGGAGGGTGACCTCCTACATCGGGGCCAACATCGTGACGGGCCAGATCGTGTGGGACGGCCTGTGGATGAACTGCGTGATGCAGAGCACGGGCCAGATGCAGTGCAAGCTGAACGAGTCCCTGATGCGGCTGACGCCGGACCTGCAGGCCGCCCGCGCCCTGGTCATCATCTGCCTGGTCTTCGGCATGATCGGCTTCATGCTCTCCTTCGTGGGCGCCAGGTGCACCAGCTGCCTGGACAAGGACGCGTCCAAGGCCAACGTGGTGATCATCGCCGGCTGCCTGCTCATCCTGTCGGCcgtgctggtcctggtccccgTCTGCTGGTCCGCCGCCATCACCGTGTCCGACTTCGAGAACCCGCTGACCATCGAGACGCAGCGGCGGGAGATCGGCGCCTCCATCTACATCGGCTGGTCGGCGGCGGCGCTGCTGCTGATCGGGGGCATCACCCTGACCACGTCCTGCCCCCCCCAGAGGCCCCTGTACCAGGGCTACCCGCAGGGGCCCATGTACCCGTACGCCCCGGTGAACCGGGCCCCCTACGGCCCCGTGTACGCCCCGGCCTCCAGCCAGCCCTACACGGCCTCGGGGACCTACGTCCCCAGCAAGCCGTACGCCGCGCCGGCTGTCTACTCCCCCCGCCAGTTCATCTAA